A single genomic interval of Phocoenobacter uteri harbors:
- the lptD gene encoding LPS assembly protein LptD, whose product MMKDYRYTLLSLAIMTACASQYANADLKTQCRLGIPHFSGQIEQGEPETLPVYIEADKATITELKEAVYSGSVLIKQGNRTINTQQFTVSQNPQNNRFATLNNSFKYQDNYIRATGKKASIDLAGRKADLSNVDYQLVDKQGRGSAETILLRDQVRRLKNATYTACLPSDNAWQIDASEMTQYIDKEYAEMWHARLKVGDVPIFYTPYLQIPLGDRRRTGLLMPNYSHSTKTGFTFHIPFYLNIAPNMDATITPTYYSRRGWQISPEFRYLTQLGQGTIAGEYMKKDRYEDWADKNQSRHLFYWKHNASFLSDWRLSLDYTKVSDKQYLSHFDSSYGDSTDGYVTQNVKFSYHQPNYNLSIAGKKFQIFDTKNGAKPYRALPQIEFNYYKNNIWKNADFSLFSQLTHFDNDSKEMPTAWRLHIEPKLNLPLSNNYGSVNFETKLYATQYWQKAGKEQKDKIKSHVTRVLPQFKVNFQTVLESDTQLISDFIQTLEPQIQYLYRPYKNQYDIGTTQYHSLGLGYDSMLRQQDYFSLFSDRRYSGLDRIASANQITIGATTRFMKETTGQEYFNLSLGQIYYLSNSRIDDSSPNSNTDRSTSWALETNWRFNKNWNLNGSYQYDTRLDETSLANLALQYKPQNDKVVQFNYRYASQHYIDQNLRSNQYGQDIKQLGVVLGWNINDNLSIMTSHYQDLALDKYVESQLGLTYNTCCWKATSYISRHLIPTPNGERDDPTDVYYDNSIGVNFELRFGSGYNTGVSKMLKKGLIPYTEEFDIN is encoded by the coding sequence ATGATGAAAGATTACCGTTATACACTCCTCTCTCTTGCGATTATGACTGCGTGTGCTAGTCAATATGCGAATGCTGATTTAAAAACCCAGTGTCGCTTAGGCATACCTCATTTTTCAGGTCAAATTGAACAAGGAGAACCTGAAACGTTACCCGTCTATATTGAAGCAGACAAAGCGACAATAACAGAGCTTAAAGAGGCTGTATATTCAGGTAGTGTTCTTATCAAACAAGGTAACCGTACGATTAACACGCAGCAGTTTACTGTATCGCAGAATCCACAAAATAATCGTTTTGCAACCTTAAATAACTCTTTTAAATATCAAGATAACTATATTCGTGCCACAGGAAAAAAAGCGTCAATTGATTTAGCTGGTAGAAAAGCAGATTTATCCAATGTTGATTATCAATTAGTAGATAAACAAGGGCGTGGTTCAGCTGAAACAATATTACTACGCGATCAAGTTCGTCGTTTAAAAAATGCAACTTATACAGCTTGCTTACCGAGTGATAATGCTTGGCAAATTGATGCAAGTGAGATGACACAATATATTGATAAAGAATATGCAGAAATGTGGCATGCTCGTCTAAAAGTGGGTGACGTGCCTATTTTTTATACCCCTTATTTGCAAATTCCATTAGGTGATCGCCGTCGTACAGGATTGTTAATGCCAAATTATAGCCATTCAACCAAAACTGGCTTTACATTCCATATTCCGTTTTATCTGAATATTGCACCAAATATGGATGCAACTATCACGCCGACCTACTACTCTCGTCGTGGCTGGCAAATTAGCCCTGAATTTCGTTATTTGACACAATTAGGGCAAGGAACGATTGCTGGCGAATATATGAAAAAAGATCGTTATGAAGATTGGGCTGATAAAAACCAATCTCGTCATCTTTTCTACTGGAAACACAATGCAAGTTTCCTCTCTGATTGGCGTTTAAGTTTAGATTATACAAAAGTAAGTGATAAACAATATTTATCACATTTTGATTCTTCATATGGGGATAGTACCGATGGGTATGTCACACAAAATGTGAAATTTAGTTATCATCAACCAAATTACAATCTCTCTATCGCAGGTAAAAAGTTCCAAATTTTTGACACAAAAAATGGGGCAAAACCTTATCGTGCATTACCGCAAATTGAGTTCAATTATTATAAAAATAATATTTGGAAAAATGCTGATTTTAGTCTCTTCTCACAATTAACTCATTTTGATAATGATAGTAAAGAAATGCCGACAGCGTGGCGTTTACATATTGAACCAAAATTAAACCTACCATTAAGTAATAACTACGGTAGCGTTAATTTTGAAACTAAACTTTATGCAACACAATATTGGCAAAAAGCAGGAAAAGAACAGAAAGATAAAATTAAATCTCACGTTACTCGTGTGCTACCACAATTTAAAGTAAACTTTCAAACAGTGTTAGAATCAGACACACAGCTTATCTCTGATTTTATTCAAACTTTAGAGCCACAAATTCAATATTTATATCGACCATATAAAAATCAATATGATATCGGTACAACGCAATACCATAGCTTAGGATTAGGTTATGATTCAATGCTAAGACAACAAGATTACTTCTCTTTATTTAGCGACCGTCGTTACAGTGGCCTAGATCGTATCGCATCAGCAAATCAAATCACTATTGGTGCAACAACTCGCTTTATGAAAGAGACCACAGGACAAGAATATTTTAATTTAAGTTTAGGACAGATTTATTATCTTTCTAATTCTCGCATTGATGATTCAAGCCCAAATAGCAATACAGATCGTTCTACATCTTGGGCATTAGAAACCAACTGGCGATTTAATAAAAACTGGAACCTAAATGGTAGCTATCAGTATGATACTCGTTTAGACGAAACCTCTTTAGCTAACCTTGCATTACAATATAAGCCGCAAAATGACAAAGTTGTGCAATTTAATTATCGTTATGCAAGCCAGCATTATATTGACCAAAACTTACGCTCTAATCAATATGGACAAGATATTAAGCAATTAGGTGTCGTTTTAGGTTGGAATATTAACGATAATCTTTCTATTATGACAAGTCATTATCAAGATCTTGCGTTAGATAAATATGTAGAAAGCCAACTTGGTTTAACTTATAACACCTGCTGTTGGAAAGCGACAAGTTACATTTCACGTCACTTAATCCCAACACCAAATGGTGAGCGAGACGATCCAACTGATGTTTATTATGACAATAGCATTGGAGTGAATTTTGAACTTCGTTTTGGCTCAGGCTATAACACTGGCGTATCAAAAATGCTTAAAAAAGGCTTGATTCCTTACACCGAAGAATTTGATATCAACTAA
- a CDS encoding DUF2489 domain-containing protein encodes MFRFFVIILAMLIILALAGYALSLFWKLRKQQKFIQNAQKERYLNIKNSVDIIAKSMLADQCNLSEGVRRLKPLLDVLGQPKLSQFNAMWALFKVVEDMPILEERKKLARNQRMKLDLEREDAEMKYQDEIKQELRKLLIEIEQF; translated from the coding sequence ATGTTTAGATTTTTTGTTATCATTCTGGCAATGCTAATTATTTTAGCACTTGCCGGCTATGCGTTATCGCTTTTTTGGAAATTACGTAAACAGCAAAAATTTATTCAAAATGCACAAAAAGAACGCTATTTAAACATCAAAAATAGCGTTGATATTATTGCTAAATCAATGCTTGCCGATCAATGTAATTTATCGGAAGGCGTACGTCGTTTAAAGCCTTTGTTAGATGTTTTAGGGCAACCAAAATTAAGTCAATTTAATGCGATGTGGGCGTTGTTTAAAGTGGTTGAGGATATGCCGATTTTAGAAGAACGTAAAAAATTGGCTCGCAATCAACGAATGAAGCTTGATTTAGAGCGTGAAGATGCTGAGATGAAATATCAAGATGAAATCAAGCAAGAGTTACGCAAGCTACTTATTGAAATAGAACAATTTTAA
- the yihI gene encoding Der GTPase-activating protein YihI — protein MAHKKKTRKISDIMPARKGENNCTLNSCRISKKQKTRYELDAQARLDKKKKKHKGLSSGARHNVITENQKTQQEKKDPRVGSKKKIPLMVEFVNKPEKGKVIPPMKKELKPAPKLAPEVELAQLEDNECLHQLLDDIENGKKISAEDQKFVDECLDRIDELMSELGINDEDEKDDDYALLRQFETANLNEYR, from the coding sequence ATGGCTCATAAGAAAAAAACACGCAAAATCAGTGATATTATGCCTGCTCGAAAAGGCGAAAATAATTGTACTCTTAACTCGTGCAGAATCAGTAAAAAACAAAAAACACGTTACGAACTTGATGCTCAAGCTCGTCTTGATAAGAAAAAGAAAAAGCATAAAGGATTAAGTTCTGGTGCACGTCATAATGTCATCACAGAAAATCAAAAAACGCAGCAAGAGAAGAAAGATCCTCGTGTTGGTAGTAAGAAAAAAATTCCGTTAATGGTAGAATTCGTGAATAAACCTGAAAAAGGTAAAGTGATTCCGCCAATGAAGAAGGAATTAAAACCAGCACCAAAACTTGCCCCTGAAGTTGAATTAGCACAATTGGAAGATAACGAATGTTTACACCAATTACTTGACGATATTGAAAACGGTAAGAAAATTTCAGCGGAAGATCAAAAATTTGTGGATGAATGTTTAGATCGTATCGATGAATTGATGTCTGAATTGGGAATCAATGATGAGGATGAAAAAGACGATGACTATGCGTTGCTTCGTCAATTTGAAACCGCTAACTTAAATGAATATCGTTAG